The DNA window GTTGGCAAGAACGTAAAGCCCAAAAGGAGGAGCAGGTACATACCCAGGAGGCGAGTGTATCTGATCACATAAAAATGTAAGACCCTTTTTATTAGGGAGAGAAAACAAAATATTACTTTTGAGGAGGAAAATAAAATGGGTGCAAACAATAATATGAGTGGTAAGGATTTTTTAATTGGAGCTTTAACAGGTGCAATTGTAGGGGCAGCTGCAGCTCTATTGTTAGCTCCAAAGTCTGGGAAAGAGCTTCGTGTAGATTTAACTGATGGATACCATACAGCAACGAAAAAGACTCAAGAGATCGCTAAAAATGTCGGTGAAAAATCTGAGTATCTTGTTGGTAAGGTAAAGGAAGCGGCTACTAATGTGAAAGAGGATCTACAAAACCTTAAAGCCACAGCTATTGGTGAAGCTAAGGATGTGGCGGAGGATGTTAAAGATTCAGCTGAAGATGTAAAGGAAGAAGTGGCAGCAACGATTGATAAAGCAAAAAGTAAATAATACAATATTTAAAGAAAAGGACTAAATAGACAAATCTGTTGGTCCATAAGATAAAAGCCTTGGCAAGGGGATAATACCAAACTGCCAAGGCTTTTCTATCTTATTCATTTGTAGGAATATAGGCTCCAACAACTTCAAATTTCTGCTTATTGTCTATCGTAAGGTATTTCACTTCAACAATGTTCCCCTTTTGAAATTCAGGAATTTTAGCGATAGGAATGATTGTCTTATGAATCATATGATGGAGCTCGCCATCTTTTTTCGTAACGGTTAGATCAAGTAAAATCTGTGGTTGTTCATCTACTCTTACATTGGTTTGTTCAATTGAATTAATCGTTGCTTGAGCAGATGTTCCTTTTTCCAGAACCTCTTTGCTTTGTACGTATTTTTGATTATTACCTTCTATGCTTTTAATCACACCAGCAATTAAGGCCACTGTGACAAGCAATATAAAGAGTATAGCGATTACAACTATTGTAAGTGACATACCAAATTACACCTTTCACTTTTAAAGAATCAAAAATGATTACCCTGCAGCCTACTATTCTTTACTGTACTGAAGTAGTGTAGATAAACAGCTTGCTTCTATTCCCAGCTTAATTCTAACATATCCCCGTGTCTTATCAGTGTATCAAAGGCGGCTAAGTCCTGATTAACTCGCAGAACAAATTTCTTTCCTTTTTCACGACTATGGGTGTCTACATCCACATAACGGAAGATATCTGAAAAGCATAAAGGAGATTCTTCTTTTTCTATAATACTTATTTGGTCCCCTGCTTTGATATTCTCATTGCTATCATCAATAGGCTTATCATTTAGTAATATCATGTAACGACTGTTAGATAGTTTAACTTTTTCCCCATTAAATGTGACCACGATTTCTTCAGAATGCTTGAGATTCTCAGGGATGACATCCATAACTGTATATATTTTTTTTGACATTTGCTTTACTGTAATTTCA is part of the Bacillus horti genome and encodes:
- a CDS encoding YtxH domain-containing protein, which codes for MGANNNMSGKDFLIGALTGAIVGAAAALLLAPKSGKELRVDLTDGYHTATKKTQEIAKNVGEKSEYLVGKVKEAATNVKEDLQNLKATAIGEAKDVAEDVKDSAEDVKEEVAATIDKAKSK